A DNA window from Gigantopelta aegis isolate Gae_Host chromosome 4, Gae_host_genome, whole genome shotgun sequence contains the following coding sequences:
- the LOC121370344 gene encoding ADP-dependent glucokinase-like produces the protein MVSQGFKAAGSIVSVLIIVAAYLYNKRCDELLQERVHKVLSGLLRAENKIPLPKTRVAIGFGACYDVFGNAIEIFNKLNITPPKEPKHFNTVGNIKELAQLLAYFFQYGAAAERYVGNRTLFDELVRTADSLPNKRWIIGGNAAMMAQRMAMEGVEVMLGARLTKSMASSLDSSIKVAGKESDKEIVHLLMEYETGATWGKYESPRANRLILHSDYLNPYLESMKEFREELKQFDPSLVVVGGLQMMDNFPFTEGMRQARLQMLESVLAGVPLKTKIHFELASFTDVSLLDEIHKHVLLYSDSLGMNEQELPNLVSLLYHGNVSLVSDSYPRIATVLDQMRQVYSLLGTTKQVNGRRRLTRLHVHTLAYQVILTSKLSSWKNTMSATAKAALTAHRHVCGTHNIDEQNAKLIVDYSFSSSQSESSKRIEFRDKRPVSCWDEADYEICIAPVLVCTKVFVTSGGGDNISSAGLVLQL, from the exons ATGGTTTCTCAAGGCTTTAAAGCTGCGGGTAGCATAGTGTCCGTGTTGATCATAGTAGCAGCGTATTTGTACAACAAACGCTGTGACGAACTTTTACAAGAACGGGTGCACAAAGTTCTATCTGGTTTGCTTCGTGCAGAAAACAAGATCCCTCTCCCTAAAACAAGGGTAGCGATCGGTTTTGGAGCATGCTATGACGTGTTTGGTAAtgctattgaaatatttaataagctCAATATAACTCCTCCAAAAGAACCGAAGCATTTCAATACTGTTGGCAACATCAAAGAACTCGCCCAACTACTTGCTTACTTTTTTCAGTATGGAGCAGCAGCAGA AAGATATGTAGGAAATCGAACACTGTTTGATGAGCTTGTGAGAACAGCTGACAGTTTACCTAATAAAAGATGGATCATTGGTGGAAATGCAGCGATGATGGCCCAGCGAATGGCAATGGAAGGCGTGGAAGTGATGCTTGGGGCTAGACTCACAAAGTCCATGGCCTCTTCTCTCGATTCATCTATCAAAG TGGCTGGAAAAGAATCTGACAAAGAAATTGTTCATCTACTGATGGAGTATGAAACGGGTGCAACATGGGGAAAATACGAGTCTCCTCGTGCAAACAG attGATTCTGCATAGTGATTATCTGAACCCTTACTTGGAGTCGATGAAAGAATTCCGGGAGGAGCTCAAGCAGTTTGATCCATCCTTGGTGGTTGTTGGAGGGCTGCAGATGATGGACAACTTCCCATTCACTGAAG GTATGCGGCAGGCCAGACTGCAAATGCTCGAGTCTGTTCTTGCTGGAGTCCCACTGAAAACGAAGATCCACTTTGAGTTGGCCTCGTTCACCGACGTGTCTCTGCTGGACGAGATTCACAAACACGTCCTGCTCTACTCCGACTCGCTCGGCATGAATGAGCAGGAGCTGCCGAACCTCGTCAGTCTACTGTACCATGGCAACGTGTCGCTGGTCTCGGACAGCTATCCGCGCATTGCCACCGTCCTCGACCAGATGAGGCAGGTCTACAGTCTGCTGGGAACCACTAAACAGGTGAACGGGCGACGGAGACTCACACGATTGCACGTGCACACACTCGCCTATCAGGTCATCCTAACGTCCAAGTTGTCCTCATGGAAAAATACCATGTCGGCCACAGCTAAAGCGGCTTTGACGGCTCACAGGCATGTCTGTGGTACTCACAATATTGATGAGCAGAATGCAAAACTGATAGTGGATTATTCTTTCTCAAGTAGCCAGTCAGAATCGTCTAAGAGAATCGAGTTCCGAGATAAGAGGCCTGTGTCTTGCTGGGATGAAGCGGATTACGAGATCTGTATTGCTCCAGTGCTGGTGTGTACGAAAGTGTTCGTAACGTCAGGTGGAGGAGATAATATTTCATCAGCAGGCCTTGTATTGCAGTTGTGA